In Kocuria turfanensis, a single genomic region encodes these proteins:
- a CDS encoding AMP-dependent synthetase/ligase: MRHVATDALVDPPAHRSITDFLLMQADRDGDPHLYTVLVPGGAAREVRAREFRTAVQGVAKGLVAAGIEPGDRVGILSRTRYEWTLVDFAIWYAGAVPVPVYDSSSAQQIRWIMADSDAKAIFVETEALERAVGEAAREEPFAAAERIWRLDGTGAGLDGLIASGAGVPDEELEARRSSRGLEDVATIIYTSGTTGPPKGCELTHGNFVRLCENTTLVVADIIHPGARTLLFLPLAHVFARFVEVIALYSGTVLAHTPDVKNLMGDLESFRPTFILAVPRVFEKIYQSARLKAEKGGKAKALIFERAVRTAVAYSRAQQSGRVLPLLRARHALYDRLVYAKLREAMGGEVTHAVSGGAALGTRLGHFFNGIGVYVVEGYGLTETTAPIAVNTPEVGKIGTVGLPLPGNEVRIAEDGEVLVRGTHVMRGYHGREDLTAAAFEDGWFRTGDLGSLDEDGALTITGRKKEIIVTAGGKNVVPNVLEDPIRASAVVSQVMVVGDDRPFVAALVTLDQDVLPARLELMGLDPAMPLAEAARHPRIVEHVQEIVDHANKAVSRAESIRSFEILDVDWTEASGHLTPSMKIKRARIAQDFADRIEEIYSRPAPEPAPAPATPAERIKEKLSHAHLPGRGEG, translated from the coding sequence ATGCGCCACGTCGCCACCGACGCCCTCGTGGACCCGCCCGCCCACCGCAGCATCACGGACTTCCTGCTGATGCAGGCCGACCGGGACGGGGACCCGCACCTGTACACGGTCCTGGTCCCGGGCGGGGCCGCCCGCGAGGTCCGGGCCCGGGAGTTCCGCACGGCGGTGCAGGGGGTGGCCAAGGGTCTCGTGGCGGCGGGCATCGAGCCCGGGGACCGCGTGGGCATCCTCAGCCGGACCCGGTACGAGTGGACCCTGGTGGACTTCGCGATCTGGTACGCCGGTGCGGTCCCCGTCCCGGTCTACGACTCCTCCTCGGCCCAGCAGATCCGCTGGATCATGGCCGACTCCGACGCCAAGGCCATCTTCGTCGAGACGGAGGCCCTGGAGCGCGCCGTCGGCGAGGCCGCCCGGGAGGAGCCGTTCGCGGCCGCGGAGCGGATCTGGCGCCTGGACGGCACCGGCGCCGGTCTGGACGGGCTCATCGCCTCCGGGGCGGGCGTCCCGGACGAGGAGCTCGAGGCGCGGCGCTCGTCCCGGGGGCTCGAGGACGTCGCCACGATCATCTACACCTCCGGCACCACCGGCCCGCCCAAGGGCTGCGAGCTCACGCACGGCAACTTCGTGCGGCTGTGCGAGAACACCACCCTCGTGGTGGCGGACATCATCCACCCCGGCGCCCGCACCCTGCTCTTCCTGCCGCTGGCCCACGTGTTCGCGCGCTTCGTGGAGGTCATCGCCCTCTACTCGGGCACCGTCCTGGCCCACACCCCGGACGTGAAGAACCTCATGGGGGACCTCGAGTCCTTCCGGCCCACGTTCATCCTCGCCGTGCCGCGGGTGTTCGAGAAGATCTACCAGAGCGCCCGGCTCAAGGCCGAGAAGGGCGGGAAGGCCAAGGCCCTGATCTTCGAGCGGGCCGTGCGCACGGCCGTGGCGTACTCCCGGGCCCAGCAGTCCGGGCGGGTGCTGCCGCTGCTGCGCGCCCGGCACGCCCTCTACGACCGGCTCGTCTACGCCAAGCTGCGCGAGGCGATGGGCGGGGAGGTCACGCACGCCGTCTCGGGCGGGGCCGCCCTCGGGACCCGCCTGGGCCACTTCTTCAACGGGATCGGCGTCTACGTGGTCGAGGGCTACGGGCTGACCGAGACCACCGCCCCGATCGCCGTGAACACCCCGGAGGTCGGCAAGATCGGCACCGTGGGGCTGCCGCTGCCCGGCAACGAGGTCCGGATCGCCGAGGACGGGGAGGTCCTGGTCCGCGGCACCCACGTGATGCGCGGCTACCACGGGCGCGAGGACCTCACCGCGGCCGCGTTCGAGGACGGGTGGTTCCGCACCGGCGACCTGGGCTCCCTGGACGAGGACGGCGCGCTGACGATCACCGGGCGGAAGAAGGAGATCATCGTCACCGCCGGCGGCAAGAACGTGGTGCCCAACGTGCTGGAGGACCCCATCCGCGCGTCGGCCGTGGTCTCCCAGGTGATGGTCGTCGGCGACGACCGCCCGTTCGTCGCGGCCCTCGTGACCCTGGACCAGGACGTGCTGCCCGCGCGCCTGGAGCTGATGGGCCTGGACCCGGCGATGCCGCTGGCCGAGGCCGCCCGGCACCCGAGGATCGTGGAGCACGTGCAGGAGATCGTCGACCACGCCAACAAGGCGGTCTCCCGGGCGGAGAGCATCCGCTCGTTCGAGATCCTCGACGTCGACTGGACGGAGGCCTCCGGGCACCTGACCCCGTCCATGAAGATCAAGCGGGCGAGGATCGCCCAGGACTTCGCGGACCGGATCGAGGAGATCTACTCGCGGCCGGCGCCGGAGCCGGCCCCCGCGCCGGCCACCCCGGCGGAGCGGATCAAGGAGAAGCTCTCCCACGCCCACCTGCCGGGCCGCGGCGAGGGCTGA
- a CDS encoding alpha/beta hydrolase encodes MTHPVEDHRPPAPAAPAAADSPAAPFRYRAEGPAGVLVLHGFTGVPFSVRPWGRALHEAGAEVLGPVLPGHGTRWEDLAAVRWEQWRDHAARHVRELRARHDVVVVCGLSMGGALALHLAALLPVDGVVALNPALSLVSRTARFAPALHRAVPSVASVGDDISLPGVTEHAYPRTPVAGVAELGRFMARTRRLLPAVTAPVLLLRSQHDHVVSDASHAHVLRRAGGDVEIVRLTESFHVATLDREADVLHARSVRFVGDLVAGRNPVTGVPRRPAAPGAGR; translated from the coding sequence ATGACGCATCCCGTCGAGGACCACCGCCCGCCCGCCCCGGCCGCGCCCGCGGCCGCCGACTCCCCCGCGGCGCCCTTCCGCTACCGGGCCGAGGGCCCGGCGGGCGTCCTCGTCCTGCACGGCTTCACCGGCGTCCCGTTCAGCGTCCGCCCGTGGGGCCGGGCCCTGCACGAGGCCGGCGCCGAGGTCCTCGGCCCCGTCCTGCCCGGCCACGGCACCCGCTGGGAGGACCTGGCCGCCGTGCGGTGGGAGCAGTGGCGCGACCACGCGGCCCGGCACGTGCGGGAGCTGCGCGCCCGGCACGACGTCGTGGTGGTCTGCGGGCTGTCCATGGGCGGGGCGCTGGCCCTGCACCTCGCCGCGCTGCTGCCCGTGGACGGGGTCGTGGCCCTCAACCCGGCGCTGTCCCTGGTGAGCCGCACGGCGCGCTTCGCCCCGGCCCTGCACCGCGCGGTGCCCTCCGTGGCGTCCGTGGGGGACGACATCAGCCTCCCGGGCGTCACCGAGCACGCCTATCCGCGCACCCCCGTGGCGGGGGTCGCGGAGCTGGGCCGGTTCATGGCCAGGACCCGCAGGCTCCTGCCCGCGGTGACCGCCCCGGTGCTGCTGCTGCGCTCGCAGCACGACCACGTGGTCTCCGACGCCTCCCACGCCCACGTGCTCCGGCGCGCGGGCGGGGACGTGGAGATCGTGCGCCTGACCGAGAGCTTCCACGTGGCCACCCTGGACCGGGAGGCGGACGTCCTGCACGCCCGGTCGGTGCGCTTCGTGGGCGACCTCGTGGCCGGGCGCAACCCGGTCACCGGCGTGCCCCGGCGACCCGCCGCCCCGGGAGCCGGACGATGA
- a CDS encoding lysophospholipid acyltransferase family protein has translation MVYMFLKRYVVGPLVNVAFRPEVRGLEHVPSEGPAILASNHLSVSDSVFMPVAVPRQVFFLAKSDYFNSPGLKGRVMSAFFRAINQIPMDRSGGRASATSLSNGGRKLQEGQLLGIYPEGTRSPDGRMYKGKIGVARLALETGAPVVPIAMVGTDKVQPIGARIPLPRGRARVTTIFGEPLDFSRYQGRQSEHALLREVTDEIMHAIQALSGQVYVDVYAAEHKKRLAEQKRQETKQAAAELVGSAKDRARTAAQTARHAADSLTHRDRPAATDDDASGTTAP, from the coding sequence ATGGTCTACATGTTCTTGAAGCGCTACGTCGTCGGACCCCTGGTCAACGTCGCCTTCCGCCCCGAGGTCCGCGGCCTCGAGCACGTGCCGAGCGAGGGTCCGGCTATCCTGGCCAGCAACCACCTCTCCGTCTCCGACTCGGTGTTCATGCCCGTGGCCGTGCCGCGCCAGGTGTTCTTCCTCGCCAAGTCGGACTACTTCAACAGCCCCGGACTCAAGGGGCGGGTGATGTCCGCCTTCTTCCGGGCCATCAACCAGATCCCCATGGACCGCTCCGGCGGCCGCGCCAGCGCCACGTCCCTGAGCAACGGGGGGCGCAAGCTGCAGGAGGGCCAGCTGCTCGGCATCTATCCGGAGGGCACCCGCTCCCCGGACGGGCGGATGTACAAGGGGAAGATCGGCGTGGCCCGGCTCGCGCTCGAGACCGGCGCCCCGGTCGTGCCCATCGCCATGGTCGGCACCGACAAGGTGCAGCCGATCGGCGCGCGGATCCCGCTGCCCCGCGGCAGGGCACGGGTGACCACGATCTTCGGGGAGCCGCTCGACTTCTCCCGCTACCAGGGCCGGCAGAGCGAGCACGCCCTGCTGCGCGAGGTCACCGACGAGATCATGCACGCCATCCAGGCGCTCTCGGGCCAGGTCTACGTGGACGTCTACGCGGCCGAGCACAAGAAGCGCCTCGCGGAGCAGAAGCGCCAGGAGACCAAGCAGGCCGCCGCGGAGCTCGTGGGCAGCGCCAAGGACCGGGCGCGCACCGCCGCCCAGACCGCCCGGCACGCCGCCGACTCCCTCACCCACCGCGACCGTCCCGCGGCCACGGACGACGACGCGTCCGGGACCACCGCACCCTGA
- a CDS encoding class II 3-deoxy-7-phosphoheptulonate synthase: protein MMLDFTVPDSLRNLASPVPSAADYPGLDDWRELPADQQPTWRDHPDFAAAIGELSAVPPLVFAGEVDQLRERLAEVAHGRAFFLQGGDCAETFEGATADRISARVKTLLQMAVVLTYGASMPVVKMGRMAGQFSKPRSSNDETRDGVTLPTFRGEMVNGFDFTEESRVHDPRRMVRGYHTSASTLNLIRAFTTGGFADLRLVHAWNMGFTTNPAHARYESLAREIDRAVKFMDACGADFDALRTTEFYAGHEALLLDYERALSRIDSRTHLPYGTSGHFLWIGERTRELDGAHVDLLSKLRNPIGVKLGPKTTGDDALALIDKLDPQREPGRLTFITRMGAKNIREKLPPLVEAVERSGAKVVWVTDPMHGNTVSLPSGYKTRNFDDVVDEVRGFFEVHEAIGSFPGGIHVEMTGDDVAECLGGADPVDESSFEDRYESLCDPRLNHMQSLEIAFLVAGYLSRR from the coding sequence ATGATGCTCGACTTCACCGTTCCCGACAGCCTCCGCAACCTGGCCTCGCCCGTGCCCTCGGCGGCCGACTACCCCGGGCTGGACGACTGGCGCGAGCTGCCCGCCGACCAGCAGCCGACGTGGCGCGACCACCCGGACTTCGCCGCCGCCATCGGCGAGCTCAGCGCGGTCCCGCCGCTCGTGTTCGCCGGGGAGGTGGACCAGCTGCGCGAGCGCCTGGCCGAGGTCGCCCACGGCAGGGCCTTCTTCCTGCAGGGCGGCGACTGCGCCGAGACCTTCGAGGGGGCCACGGCCGACCGGATCAGCGCCCGGGTCAAGACGCTGCTGCAGATGGCCGTGGTGCTCACCTACGGCGCGTCCATGCCGGTCGTGAAGATGGGCCGCATGGCCGGCCAGTTCTCGAAGCCGCGCTCGTCCAACGACGAGACCCGGGACGGCGTCACCCTGCCGACCTTCCGCGGGGAGATGGTCAACGGCTTCGACTTCACCGAGGAGTCCCGGGTCCACGACCCCCGGCGCATGGTGCGCGGCTACCACACCTCCGCCTCCACCCTGAACCTCATCCGGGCCTTCACCACCGGCGGCTTCGCCGACCTGCGCCTGGTGCACGCCTGGAACATGGGCTTCACCACGAACCCCGCCCACGCCCGCTACGAGTCCCTGGCCCGCGAGATCGACCGGGCCGTGAAGTTCATGGACGCCTGCGGAGCGGACTTCGACGCGCTGCGCACCACGGAGTTCTACGCCGGGCACGAGGCGCTGCTGCTGGACTACGAGCGCGCGCTGAGCCGGATCGACTCCCGCACCCACCTGCCGTACGGCACGTCCGGTCACTTCCTGTGGATCGGGGAGCGCACCCGGGAGCTCGACGGCGCCCACGTGGACCTGCTCTCCAAGCTGCGCAACCCGATCGGCGTGAAGCTCGGCCCGAAGACCACCGGCGACGACGCGCTGGCGCTCATCGACAAGCTCGACCCGCAGCGCGAGCCCGGCCGGCTGACCTTCATCACCCGCATGGGGGCGAAGAACATCCGGGAGAAGCTGCCGCCGCTGGTCGAGGCCGTCGAGCGCTCCGGCGCGAAGGTCGTGTGGGTCACCGACCCCATGCACGGCAACACGGTGTCGCTGCCGTCCGGGTACAAGACCCGCAACTTCGACGACGTCGTGGACGAGGTGCGCGGCTTCTTCGAGGTGCACGAGGCGATCGGCTCCTTCCCGGGCGGCATCCACGTGGAGATGACCGGTGACGACGTCGCGGAGTGCCTCGGCGGCGCCGATCCCGTGGACGAGTCCTCCTTCGAGGACCGCTACGAGTCGCTGTGCGACCCGCGGCTGAACCACATGCAGTCCCTGG